ATTTGTTCGCCCAAGGAAAAATTTCTATGAGTTGCAAGCCCATAATTAGCATTACCAAGCCGACTGCGATGGTTAAAATTCCCAAAGCCATGCTTGAGAGCTCTATAGTAGAGCCCAATAAGCCTAAAAGTCCGCCGAAAAAAGCAAAAGAAATAATCCGGCCTAAATTAAAAAATAAATGCGGTCGGAATTTTTCGATTGTGCTGGCTTCAGGGTGAAGTTCATTATGTTTAACCGCCAGCCCGAGAATCAAGCCGCCGACTAAAGCCATGCAAGTGGAAATGCCGGCGGTTAAACCGATGAGTAAAATTAATGGCATTGTAACGCCGCCATTGTCTGAAGGCAGAATATTAATATTGGCCAAGCCTAAGCCTTTAAGTAAAAAATAAAGGCCGAGTAAAAAAAGCAAAGCCATGCCCAGATCTTTATAGTCGGCTAAGTTTTTGCTGATTAAGCCTTTGGCCTCTTCTTCGCCCAGGCTGTAGCCGGCTGATTTTATAGCTTCGGCGATTTGGTTAAGCTCGGGTTTTTCTTTATCATAATAAATTTCCGCCAGGCCTAGGCGCTGGCTGATTTCTGCTTTAACTACGCCTGCAACTTCTTTAAGCCGGTTTTCAACCAGAATCTCGCAAGACTGGCAGCGCAGGCCTTTTATAGGCAAGTTGAATTTGTTTAGACTAGGCATATTTAGTTATATTAAATCTTTTTTCTTAGTTTCAAATTCTTTCTGGTCAATTTCACCTTTGGCATACCGTTCTTTTAAAATATTTAGGGCGGAATTGCCGTCAGTCCGGCTTGATCGGCTTTGCTTGGCTAGCCAATTAATTAAAAGCGCGATGCCGGCGATGATGATAATCCAAACGATTATCATGAAAAATGGCATAAACAGGCCGGGAAAAAACTGATTATAGTACATCATAATATATTTTTATTTATTAAATAATTTAGTTACTTTTAAAATTTCTTCGGTCATGTCTTTTTGTTTTTTTATATTTTTAGCTTCAAAGGCGGATTTAAAACAGTTGTTTAAGTGCCCTTCCATAAGCATCTCATGAGCGGAGCGCAGTAAGCCGATGGCCGCCAGATTTTGCTGCATGATATTCACGCAGTATTCGTCGGCTTGCACCATTTGAATAATTTTTTCTAAGAGGCTTTTGGTTTTTTTAAAGCCGATT
This genomic window from Patescibacteria group bacterium contains:
- a CDS encoding SHOCT domain-containing protein translates to MMYYNQFFPGLFMPFFMIIVWIIIIAGIALLINWLAKQSRSSRTDGNSALNILKERYAKGEIDQKEFETKKKDLI
- a CDS encoding sulfite exporter TauE/SafE family protein; the protein is MPSLNKFNLPIKGLRCQSCEILVENRLKEVAGVVKAEISQRLGLAEIYYDKEKPELNQIAEAIKSAGYSLGEEEAKGLISKNLADYKDLGMALLFLLGLYFLLKGLGLANINILPSDNGGVTMPLILLIGLTAGISTCMALVGGLILGLAVKHNELHPEASTIEKFRPHLFFNLGRIISFAFFGGLLGLLGSTIELSSMALGILTIAVGLVMLIMGLQLIEIFPWANKLKLTLPKSIGRALGAGEDKKEYSHANSMILGGLTFFLPCGFTQAMQVLAVSTGSLYYGAAVMGLFALGTAPGLLGIGGLTSIIKKSLAKKFFKFSGLVVIAFAIFNISNGLGLTGWNLTFSQARDFNVNDPNVILENNIQIVKMKELANGYSPNNFTVKLGIPVKWVIDAEAPYSCAASLVMAKYNIRKNLVKGENIIEFTPRAAGRVPFSCSMGMYTGAFNVVE
- a CDS encoding metal-sensing transcriptional repressor; amino-acid sequence: MTEQKAKALIGFKKTKSLLEKIIQMVQADEYCVNIMQQNLAAIGLLRSAHEMLMEGHLNNCFKSAFEAKNIKKQKDMTEEILKVTKLFNK